In Leptospiraceae bacterium, one genomic interval encodes:
- the rfaE2 gene encoding D-glycero-beta-D-manno-heptose 1-phosphate adenylyltransferase: MIFETIQKKIILQENITEFKKSLSAKPIVFTNGCFDIVHLGHLTYLSKARELGNFLWIGVNSDLSVKGLKGENRPINTEYDRCIMLASLLFVDAVTIFSDKTPISLIELIQPDIHVKGGDYIAEEMPEYKTIISYGGIVKILPFVTGKSSSNIINKIKG; this comes from the coding sequence ATGATTTTCGAGACTATTCAAAAGAAAATAATATTGCAAGAAAATATAACTGAGTTTAAAAAATCTCTGAGTGCCAAACCTATCGTTTTTACGAATGGGTGTTTTGATATCGTTCACCTGGGTCATTTAACTTACCTTTCCAAAGCAAGAGAATTGGGTAACTTCCTTTGGATTGGGGTTAATTCCGATTTGTCGGTCAAAGGTTTGAAGGGAGAAAATAGACCAATTAATACAGAGTATGATCGTTGTATTATGCTTGCATCCTTATTATTTGTAGATGCTGTTACAATCTTTTCAGATAAAACTCCAATTTCATTAATAGAATTAATCCAACCTGATATTCATGTAAAAGGTGGTGATTATATCGCCGAGGAAATGCCCGAATATAAAACGATTATTTCCTATGGAGGAATTGTTAAAATTCTTCCGTTTGTTACCGGTAAATCGAGCAGTAATATCATCAATAAAATTAAAGGATAA
- a CDS encoding ligand-gated channel protein — protein sequence MYGPNAFQGVVNIITKTGKEQNKPVEGKVSFQVGKNNTYSIDGSANVRSGDFYASASGRAFRSDEEDLSRRGGFSSSYWIGNTDAWGPLLFQKGADGRNLGTYRDPSRDYGALASVGYKGLRVGTIFWDRNEGYGVQYTGEHSQPNSIWKINSKQIFIEQQHEWNEKLKTFSLILYRESNTSGNWAEAYPNSPPNSKNSSISYTAWNSDNSSVLTYQNFEYKATSYFQILGGLKYEGKRLTKNYDIPGYYNAFSSYSYLNDSKIFPNGFGVGSSTDPYYLRPPDPKKQMPESNRINTVDTGAFISMILGLDKFRLVPGIRYDRNSLYGQSINPRITGIYHYSSQTTFKVLYGEAFNEPSPILLFGGWNGRASNPYMKPEKERSHEFIVMHQRGRFFHETSLYYSRYENVIKEEAENAGKRKIYGLEYKIKSKFKNFIPESTPIETYIYYTYTESLSSIHYDQVAGKWKEGDTVFGRYENLNSGLAAQIPRTESYTTLGDIARHKVQIGFNLPIGDKYNWNLRGVYTGPKTVYLRNAIRDEGKTVSPHFVINTAFIINFQDLGFFTLKVLNLLNHSYYDPGIEGADGGDNYYRRAQGFRSSLLPQPGRYIQLSWTLEF from the coding sequence CGAAGCGGTGATTTTTATGCATCTGCATCTGGTAGAGCCTTTCGAAGTGATGAAGAGGATTTATCCAGGCGGGGAGGATTTTCGAGTAGCTATTGGATTGGAAATACAGATGCCTGGGGACCTTTGCTTTTTCAAAAAGGAGCAGATGGAAGAAATCTAGGAACTTACCGTGATCCAAGTAGAGATTACGGAGCATTAGCCTCTGTAGGATACAAAGGATTAAGAGTAGGGACAATTTTTTGGGATCGAAACGAAGGCTATGGTGTGCAGTATACAGGAGAGCACTCGCAACCAAATTCAATCTGGAAAATAAATTCTAAACAAATATTTATTGAACAACAGCATGAATGGAATGAAAAGCTGAAAACGTTTTCGTTAATCCTCTATAGAGAGAGTAATACTTCCGGGAATTGGGCAGAGGCTTATCCTAATTCACCTCCAAATTCCAAAAACTCTTCCATTAGCTACACAGCCTGGAATTCTGATAATAGCAGTGTACTTACTTATCAAAACTTTGAATACAAAGCTACATCTTACTTTCAAATCCTCGGGGGGCTTAAATATGAAGGTAAGAGACTAACAAAAAATTATGATATACCCGGTTATTACAATGCATTTAGCTCTTATTCCTATTTGAATGATAGTAAAATTTTTCCAAACGGATTTGGTGTTGGATCAAGCACTGACCCTTATTATCTAAGACCTCCAGATCCTAAAAAACAAATGCCTGAATCAAATAGAATCAATACTGTAGATACAGGAGCATTTATTTCCATGATTCTTGGCTTGGATAAATTTAGACTTGTTCCTGGTATTCGTTATGATAGAAATTCCTTATATGGTCAATCTATCAATCCGAGGATAACAGGTATTTATCACTACTCCAGTCAAACAACTTTTAAAGTTTTGTATGGAGAGGCATTCAATGAGCCTTCTCCTATTTTACTATTTGGCGGATGGAATGGAAGAGCATCCAATCCTTATATGAAGCCAGAAAAAGAAAGGTCTCATGAGTTTATTGTAATGCATCAGAGGGGTCGTTTTTTTCATGAGACATCTCTTTATTATTCGCGCTATGAAAATGTAATTAAGGAAGAAGCGGAAAATGCTGGAAAGCGAAAGATTTATGGATTAGAATATAAAATTAAATCAAAGTTTAAAAACTTCATTCCCGAATCAACGCCGATTGAGACTTATATATATTATACATACACAGAATCTCTAAGCAGTATTCATTATGATCAAGTTGCCGGCAAATGGAAAGAAGGAGATACCGTTTTTGGTAGATATGAGAATCTAAATTCCGGTCTTGCCGCACAAATTCCTCGCACAGAAAGTTATACAACTCTTGGAGATATTGCAAGGCATAAAGTTCAAATTGGATTTAATTTGCCTATAGGAGATAAGTATAACTGGAATTTGCGCGGAGTCTATACAGGACCTAAAACAGTTTATTTAAGAAATGCAATTCGAGATGAGGGTAAGACTGTTAGTCCGCATTTTGTAATCAACACAGCTTTTATAATCAATTTTCAAGACCTGGGTTTTTTTACACTAAAAGTTTTAAATCTTTTAAATCATAGTTATTACGATCCCGGAATTGAAGGAGCTGATGGTGGTGATAATTATTATAGGAGAGCACAGGGCTTTCGAAGTTCTTTACTTCCTCAGCCGGGAAGATATATTCAATTGAGTTGGACATTGGAATTCTAG